The region AACGTGCCGGGCGCGCTGTTCGCCTTCGGCGACGGGCACGCCCGCCAGGGGCAGGGGGAGGTCTGCGGAGTGGCGGTGGAGACCGCCATGCGGGTCACCGTCGCAGTGGAGCTGATCAAGGGCGTGACCACCCCGTGGCCCCGGATCGAGACGGACGACCGGCTGATCTCGATCGGCGCGGCCCGGCCGTTGGAGGACGCCTACCGGATCAGCCAGCACGACCTGGTCACCTGGACCGTCGGCCTGACCGGTCTGGAGTTGCTGGACGCCTATCAACTGGTGTCGCAGGCGGGCCTGGCCGCACCGGGCAACGTGTGCGACCCGAACTACACGATGCATGCTTCGATCGACAAGGCCATACTCTCCGGGGCGCCGGCCTACCAGGGCACGCACCAGCGTCTGCGGGAGTTGGCCGGGTCTCTCCGGTAGGTCGGGATGAGTCAGCCCTTCACACCCACCCCACCGAACAACCGCATGCCGCTGCGGGGCGAACTGTTCGTACTGACCCACACCGAGGCAGGCGAACCCATGGCCCACCGGCCTTCGCTCTCCATCGGGCTGGCCGGGGCGATCCTGGTCGGCCTGGTGATGCCGGTCGAACGGGTCCGGCTCATCGGCGGCTCGGCAGCGGTGGTGGTGGACCATCAGATGACCGGCGACCCCGTCGCGGACTGGGCACTGACGATGCTGGCCGGGCACCAGGCGTCGATGTCGGTGCAGGACACGCTGCGACTGCTCGCAGTCGACGCGTACCAGCGGACCAGTGCAGGGCTCGTCGCCGGCGGCCTGGTGACCGAGACCAGCCGCCGCCGGTTGTTCGGTCGCAC is a window of Micromonospora polyrhachis DNA encoding:
- a CDS encoding GOLPH3/VPS74 family protein; the encoded protein is MSQPFTPTPPNNRMPLRGELFVLTHTEAGEPMAHRPSLSIGLAGAILVGLVMPVERVRLIGGSAAVVVDHQMTGDPVADWALTMLAGHQASMSVQDTLRLLAVDAYQRTSAGLVAGGLVTETSRRRLFGRTAAYPPTDSAVIPRVRGRLRYVLQGIEAADPQTDVLAGLVRALGLESALYLDAIGEDIRPVMRQMLNRVATEYPGVKEIVKAVEGLIGESAISVYG